The following coding sequences lie in one Carcharodon carcharias isolate sCarCar2 chromosome 36 unlocalized genomic scaffold, sCarCar2.pri SUPER_36_unloc_2, whole genome shotgun sequence genomic window:
- the LOC121274412 gene encoding zinc finger protein 436-like, with protein sequence MELVQGAGSAFRPAETLWETSPTPIARRRAEVEDDCFICSECGMSFDQYCQLKLHLASHGVEPRFPCPVCGRRFGCPSQLARHRRCHGNELPHRCATCGKEFGLASTLLTHQRCHSGEKPYQCTSCSKRFSCSSHLAQHQRTHSGEKPFQCPTCGRGFSRSGTLRRHEVTHTGAKPYKCPDCGKEFSHSSSLTKHQRRHKEDWPLQCGICGREFKQRSALGIHKLYHVAEKRRREHEERLVNRAVNSQDPDSGRDGTVRTPRCSWWPEPPEGPRRFSCPECGKGFDQNSRLKLHLRVHTGERPLTCADCGKGFSNSSNLRKHERTHTGEKPFKCAVCGKEFSQSSTLVAHQRTHTGEKPFRCPVCGMDFNKQCNLRKHERTHTGEKPFKCPVCGKGFIDPSSLRNHKGTHMGEKPFQCPACPKGFSNPSSLRKHRRIHAGDAGGGGRDGVSEAPEALCRSFGGPAQNSRSHPERGAPPPERRQVLRMTSP encoded by the exons ATGGAGCTGGTGCAGGGAGCGGGCAGTGCCTTCCGACCCGCGGAGACGTTGTGGGAGACGAGTCCGACACCGATCGCCAGGCGGCGGGCCGAAGTGGAGGACGACTGCTTCATATGCTCCGAGTGCGGCATGAGCTTCGACCAGTACTGCCAGCTGAAACTGCACCTGGCGTCCCACGGCGTTGAGCCCCGCTTCCCGTGCCCCGTGTGCGGCCGGCGTTTCGGCTGCCCCTCGCAGCTGGCGCGGCACCGGCGCTGCCACGGCAACGAGCTGCCCCACCGCTGCGCCACCTGCGGCAAGGAATTCGGCCTGGCCTCCACCCTGCTGACCCACCAGCGCTGCCACAGCGGCGAGAAGCCCTACCAGTGCACCAGCTGCTCCAAGAGGTTCAGCTGCTCCTCCCACCTGGCGCAGCACCAGCGCACCCACTCCGGGGAGAAGCCCTTCCAGTGCCCCACCTGCGGCCGCGGCTTCAGTCGCTCGGGTACCCTTCGCCGACATGAGGTGACCCACACCGGTGCCAAGCCCTACAAGTGCCCCGACTGCGGCAAGGAGTTCAGCCACTCTTCCTCGCTGACAAAGCACCAGCGCCGCCACAAGGAGGACTGGCCCCTCCAGTGCGGCATCTGCGGCCGGGAGTTCAAGCAGAGGTCGGCGCTGGGCATCCACAAGCTGTACCACGTGGCGGAGAAGCGGCGGAGAGAACACGAG GAGAGGCTGGTGAATCGAGCGGTGAACTCCCAGGATCCGGACTCGGGCCGGGATGGGACAGTGCGGACGCCGAGGTGCTCCTGGTGGCCGGAGCCCCCGGAGGGCCCGAGACGCTTCAGCTGCCCCGAGTGCGGCAAGGGCTTCGACCAGAACTCGCGGCTGAAGCTGCACCTGCGGGTGCACACGGGCGAGAGGCCCCTGACTTGCGCCGACTGCGGCAAAGGCTTTAGCAACTCGTCCAACCTGCGCAAGCACGAGCGCACCCACACCGGGGAGAAGCCCTTCAAGTGCGCCGTCTGCGGCAAGGAGTTCAGCCAGTCCTCCACCCTGGTGGCTCACCAGCGCACCCACACCGGGGAGAAGCCCTTCCGCTGCCCGGTGTGCGGCATGGACTTCAACAAGCAGTGCAACCTGCGCAAGCACGAGCGCACCCACACCGGGGAGAAGCCCTTCAAGTGCCCGGTCTGCGGCAAGGGATTCATCGACCCGTCTAGTCTCCGCAACCACAAGGGCACGCACATGGGTGAGAAACCATTCCAGTGCCCCGCCTGCCCCAAGGGCTTCAGCAACCCCTCCAGCCTCCGCAAGCACAGGAGGATCCACGCGGGAGATGCCGGTGGCGGTGGCCGAGACGGGGTAAGTGAGGCTCCGGAGGCCCTTTGCCGGAGTTTCGGGGGACCAGCCCAAAACAGCAGGAGTCACCCTGAGCGCGGCGCCCCGCCTCCTGAGAGACGCCAAGTCCTTCGGATGACCTCTCCCTGA